Proteins co-encoded in one Papaver somniferum cultivar HN1 chromosome 5, ASM357369v1, whole genome shotgun sequence genomic window:
- the LOC113279438 gene encoding uncharacterized protein LOC113279438, giving the protein MKVIFWNLRGLKRQKAKDKLYNLVNSNNPSLVWVTEPKIKFKKNISKLPGMNYKIIHNASDDKNIANIWLFWNCTISPPSVIASSRQCITVEIGRVLVTGVHANSYTVNRRELWQELCDISLLNKSRLLLGDFNSVLSVNEKKGGRCPLYAAMRDYQDCVNFCGLIQAPKSGLEFSWCNGRAGSKRILCNLDRAFFNLKWLDFFNGWHYHVGTRGISDHAYLIGSDTIIPRATNIPFRFQKMWLSHPSFMKVVLNSWNEELVGNPIFVFMNKIKRLKKIFKIWNWEVFGDVKVNLTTAEEKVMATTLASDNNPSDINLLNKLVTARGEYDIATNNYHTFLRDKARHNWIQQDDNCLLEQIPDVDEIKTTVFELNQDGAPGPDGFTGVFYRATLDIISYNLVDAIQFCWQNNLIPSGMNSYFLVLIPKLKGAKNAKNFRPIGLSNFCLKIITKIITVRLSKLMHKIISPQQFAFIKGRNIHEQALLASELVNEMSTTRRGGNLSLKLDISQAYDTMSWEFLYRTMKKLGFSAKFCNCILVLKSSKISIMLNGGPIGFFGIGRGLKHPLSPILFIIAEDVLSRNIQKMVIEHKIQPMVVRNGFHPTHLLFADDILLFCNGSKRSITNLKSLLVDYQAASGQIINADKSKCFVHGTSDTRRRQIAAFFHMNLSCYPDKYLGVMLVQGKIKSIHLWHLVEYMQSSLTAWSGRLLNFQARLTLVKHVLCSIPVYNMSIYRWPRKVIAACERIIRNYLWSGNADEQKCVTLKWKKVCSPMEEGGLGIRKL; this is encoded by the exons ATGAAAGTAATTTTTTGGAATCTTAGAGGCCTTAAAAGACAAAAGGCCAAAGATAAACTTTACAATTTAGTCAATTCAAATAATCCTTCTCTGGTTTGGGTTACAGAACCTAAAATTAAGTTTAAGAAAAATATTAGTAAACTTCCTGGTATGAATTACAAGATTATTCATAATGCTTCTGATGATAAAAATATAGCTAATATTTGGTTGTTCTGGAATTGTACAATTAGTCCTCCTTCAGTTATTGCTTCTTCTAGGCAATGTATTACAGTTGAAATAGGTAGAGTTTTGGTTACTGGAGTTCATGCAAATTCATATACTGTGAATAGAAGAGAATTATGGCAAGAATTATGTGATATTAGTTTATTAAATAAGTCACGACTGTTATTGGGTGATTTCAACTCTGTTTTATCTGTGAATGAGAAGAAAGGTGGTAGATGTCCTTTGTATGCTGCTATGAGAGACTATCAGGATTGTGTGAACTTCTGTGGCCTTATTCAAGCACCTAAAAGTGGCCTTGAATTTTCCTGGTGTAATGGTAGAGCTGGTTCAAAAAGGATTCTTTGTAATTTAGACAGAGCTTTCTTTAACTTGAAATGGCTAGATTTTTTCAATGGTTGGCATTATCATGTGGGCACTAGGGGTATTTCTGATCATGCTTATCTTATTGGATCTGATACTATAATTCCTAGAGCTACTAACATTCCTTTTAGATTTCAGAAGATGTGGCTCTCTCATCCTTCTTTTATGAAAGTGGTGTTAAACTCCTGGAATGAAGAATTAGTTGGAAatcctatttttgttttcatgaatAAAATTAAAAGGCTCAAAAAGATTTTTAAAATATGGAATTGGGAGGTTTTTGGTGATGTGAAAGTTAATCTTACAACTGCTGAAGAAAAAGTTATGGCTACTACCTTAGCATCTGATAATAATCCTTCTGATATTAATCTGTTAAACAAGTTGGTAACTGCTAGAGGTGAATATGATATTGCTACAAACAATTATCATACTTTTCTGAGAGATAAAGCTAGACATAATTGGATTCAACAGG ATGATAATTGTCTTTTAGAACAAATTCCTGATGTGGATGAAATAAAAACAACTGTTTTTGAGCTTAATCAAGATGgtgctccaggtccagatggattcaCTGGTGTCTTTTATAGAGCAACTTTGGACATCATCAGCTATAATTTGGTGGATGCTATTCAGTTTTGTTGGCAGAATAACTTGATTCCTAGTGGTATGAATTCATATTTCCTTGTTTTAATTCCTAAACTTAAAGGTGCCAAAAATGCAAAAAATTTCAGACCTATTGGATTAAGTAATTTTTGTTTAAAGATTATCACCAAGATTATTACTGTGAGACTTAGCAAACTTATGCATAAAATTATCTCTCCACAGCAATTTGCATTTATTAAGGGTAGGAATATTCATGAACAAGCTCTTCTAGCTTCTGAGTTAGTTAATGAAATGTCTACTACTAGAAGAGGAGGGAATTTGAGTCTCAAGTTGGATATATCACAAGCTTATGATACTATGAGCTGGGAATTCCTTTATAGAACTATGAAGAAACTTGGTTTTTCAGCAAAATTTTGTAACTGTATCCTAGTGCttaaatcttcaaaaatctctATTATGTTAAATGGTGGACCAATTGGATTTTTTGGCATTGGCAGAGGCCTCAAGCACCCCCTCTCCCCCATACTCTTTATAATTGCTGAAGATGTCCTTAGTAGAAATATCCAGAAAATGGTCATTGAGCATAAAATTCAACCAATGGTGGTTAGAAATGGATTTCATCCTACACACTTACTCTTTGCTGATGATATATTACTATTTTGTAATGGGAGTAAGAGAAGTATTACTAATCTGAAATCTCTACTTGTTGATTATCAAGCTGCTTCTGGTCAAATTATAAATGCTGATAAAAGTAAATGCTTTGTCCATGGTACTTCTGATACAAGGAGAAGACAAATTGCTGCCTTTTTCCATATGAATCTGTCTTGCTacccagataaatatttggggGTAATGTTGGTGCAGGGAAAAATTAAATCTATTCATTTATGGCATCTAGTGGAATACATGCAATCTAGCCTCACTGCTTGGAGTGGTAGATTATTAAATTTCCAGGCAAGACTTACTCTAGTTAAACATGTTCTTTGCAGTATTCCTGTGTATAATATGTCTATTTACAGATGGCCAAGGAAAGTTATTGCTGCTTGTGAAAGGATTATTAGGAATTATCTTTGGTCAGGAAATGCTGATGAACAAAAATGTGTAACTTTGAAATGGAAAAAAGTCTGTTCTCCTATGGAAGAAGGTGGTCTTGGAATTAGAAAACTTTAA